Proteins from a genomic interval of Candidatus Babela massiliensis:
- the ffh gene encoding signal recognition particle protein, with protein MFDFLSKKFSSIFSKLTGQDKLTEKNIDDILLKVNEALLEADVPYDVVQDFIQKIKKEAIGQRIFASLKPSEQFVKIVHDKILEFLGGSASQVNFVFDIPSTVMVMGLQGAGKTTTIAKLATYVNNLAEKKGKKRKILLASVDFYRPAAVDQLEILSKQAGVLFYRSSETNPVLAAIDIHKYAQNQQCDILFLDTAGRLHVDNDMLNELKKIDSSIKPKYKFLVIDAMTGQESLKVAQSFEGNVGFNGVILTKMDSDTRAGLAFAFKYVLKKPILFVATGEKLDDLESFRADRVASRIIGMGDISGLIEKAQEKIKASDQEAMYRSISKGNLTLEDFAQQIDMVNKLGSISKLIKYLPGMGSLNVSQEQLERGEREIRKFKAIISSMTPKERELPKILDNSRKNRIAKGAGVTVNEINLLLDRFEQSKQFIKTLKKFSRN; from the coding sequence ATGTTTGATTTTTTATCAAAAAAGTTTTCTTCAATATTTTCTAAGCTTACAGGACAAGATAAGTTAACCGAAAAAAATATCGATGATATTTTGTTAAAAGTTAATGAGGCTTTACTTGAAGCTGATGTTCCTTATGATGTAGTTCAAGATTTTATTCAAAAAATTAAAAAAGAGGCTATAGGTCAAAGAATTTTTGCATCGTTAAAGCCTTCTGAGCAATTTGTAAAAATCGTTCATGACAAAATTTTAGAATTTCTTGGTGGATCTGCTAGTCAGGTTAACTTTGTCTTTGATATACCATCTACCGTAATGGTCATGGGTCTTCAGGGAGCAGGTAAAACTACAACTATTGCAAAACTTGCAACTTATGTAAATAATTTGGCTGAGAAAAAGGGTAAAAAACGTAAAATTTTATTAGCTTCAGTTGATTTTTATAGACCTGCCGCTGTAGATCAATTAGAAATACTATCTAAACAAGCAGGAGTTCTTTTTTATAGATCTTCTGAAACAAATCCAGTTCTAGCTGCCATAGATATTCATAAGTATGCGCAAAATCAACAATGTGATATTTTGTTTTTAGATACAGCAGGTCGCTTGCATGTTGATAATGATATGCTTAATGAACTAAAGAAAATAGATTCAAGTATTAAGCCTAAGTATAAATTCTTAGTTATAGATGCAATGACTGGTCAAGAGTCTTTAAAAGTAGCTCAATCTTTTGAAGGTAATGTAGGATTTAATGGCGTTATTCTGACTAAGATGGATAGTGATACAAGAGCAGGATTAGCTTTTGCTTTTAAATATGTTTTGAAAAAACCTATTTTATTTGTTGCCACTGGAGAGAAATTAGATGATCTTGAAAGCTTTAGAGCTGATAGGGTAGCAAGTAGAATTATAGGTATGGGCGATATATCGGGATTAATCGAAAAAGCTCAAGAAAAGATAAAAGCATCAGACCAAGAGGCTATGTATAGGTCTATATCAAAGGGTAATTTGACTTTAGAGGATTTTGCTCAACAAATCGATATGGTAAATAAATTAGGTTCTATTTCTAAGTTAATTAAATATTTACCAGGGATGGGATCTCTTAACGTATCTCAAGAACAATTAGAACGTGGTGAAAGAGAAATTAGAAAGTTTAAGGCTATTATAAGTTCTATGACTCCAAAAGAGAGAGAACTACCTAAAATTTTGGATAACTCAAGAAAAAATCGTATAGCAAAAGGTGCAGGTGTTACGGTTAATGAAATAAATCTATTGCTTGATAGATTTGAGCAAAGCAAGCAATTTATTAAAACTTTAAAAAAATTCAGTAGAAATTAA
- a CDS encoding ATP-dependent helicase: MENQKNSFNNFFKDFLNQEQQKAISPKNGVLLVHAGAGSGKTRVITSRIASLIINHSVDPESILALTFTNKAAKEMKERVKNFLQENTKLPYVGTFHSYCLRLLKSSKYFSKSNFSFSLIDEDDQNKIIKGLIQKHNLDKKITAKQVLSFISKIKNETHNPETSSAFLLANNIFQELYHMYEKEKSISNCLDFDDLLIKSYRLFEENPEFKAEFQQKIRHILVDEYQDTNQIQHLILKTMCLNKASENGDFAIDSLCAVGDEDQSIYSWRGATVSNMLNFKKDFKNTVSITLEQNYRSVQPILDTANSVIQNNKYRNIKNLWSDKQANDRIRVIQCASGYQEGQAISLFLKELTSITNDFNTSNAILYRSHFQSRAIEEALIRFSIPYKIIGGIQFYDRQEIKDIIAYLRLILNPFDRLAFLRIINTPTRGLGPKFEEDYLNQWDEQPFLNFKEIAQNFIENNQLTKNKLDQLKSFLEIFNDLSDQDKASNIITQIISRTNYFSYLDQNFEKEDSQSKKDNIKELINSAIFFEKNNSSFSVKEFLEEISLLQELINSNNSNNTQVYLMTFHAAKGLEFDNVMISGVEEGILPSSHSTYIHESLEEERRLMYVGITRARERLLISYTMHRTIYGQISNQKPSRFINELPDIYIKKDDCSKWPYDNFKYYFQNWINNKKYNYNFDQSYTIDSVVNKPSTSSWMIKQKVEHKVFGIGTIEKIENNALNTYLTIKFNNAIKKIDAKFLKSI; the protein is encoded by the coding sequence ATGGAAAATCAAAAAAATTCATTTAATAATTTCTTTAAAGACTTTTTAAATCAAGAGCAACAAAAAGCTATTTCACCTAAAAACGGAGTACTATTAGTTCATGCAGGGGCTGGCTCTGGCAAAACTAGAGTAATAACAAGTAGGATAGCCTCCTTAATCATTAATCATAGCGTTGATCCTGAAAGCATATTAGCATTAACATTTACTAATAAAGCAGCTAAAGAAATGAAGGAAAGAGTAAAAAACTTTTTACAAGAAAATACTAAACTGCCTTATGTAGGCACTTTCCATTCATACTGTCTGAGATTACTTAAAAGCAGCAAATATTTCAGTAAATCAAATTTTTCTTTCTCTTTAATAGATGAAGATGATCAAAATAAAATTATCAAGGGATTAATACAAAAACATAATCTTGATAAAAAAATAACCGCAAAACAAGTTTTATCTTTTATTTCAAAAATAAAAAACGAAACTCATAATCCAGAGACATCATCAGCATTTTTATTGGCAAACAACATTTTTCAAGAACTTTATCATATGTATGAAAAAGAGAAAAGCATATCTAATTGCTTAGATTTTGATGATTTACTTATTAAAAGTTACCGTTTATTTGAAGAAAATCCTGAATTTAAAGCAGAATTTCAGCAAAAAATAAGACATATTTTAGTTGATGAATATCAAGATACAAATCAAATTCAACATTTAATATTAAAAACAATGTGTCTAAATAAAGCATCTGAAAATGGCGATTTTGCAATTGATTCTCTTTGCGCAGTAGGTGATGAAGATCAATCGATTTACTCCTGGCGTGGAGCAACTGTAAGTAATATGCTTAACTTCAAAAAAGATTTCAAGAATACAGTTTCTATAACTTTAGAACAAAACTATCGTTCAGTTCAACCTATTTTAGATACAGCAAACAGTGTTATTCAAAATAATAAATATAGAAATATAAAAAATCTATGGTCTGATAAACAAGCAAATGATAGAATAAGAGTTATTCAATGTGCCTCTGGATATCAAGAAGGACAAGCAATTTCACTATTTTTAAAAGAATTAACTAGCATAACGAATGATTTTAATACTTCCAATGCAATATTATATCGCTCTCATTTTCAATCAAGAGCAATAGAAGAAGCACTTATAAGATTTTCTATTCCTTATAAAATAATAGGAGGAATACAGTTTTATGATCGCCAAGAAATTAAAGACATAATAGCATATTTAAGATTAATATTAAATCCATTTGATAGATTAGCATTTTTAAGAATAATTAATACCCCAACTAGAGGTTTAGGACCAAAATTTGAAGAGGATTATTTAAATCAATGGGACGAGCAACCCTTTTTAAATTTTAAAGAAATAGCTCAAAACTTTATTGAAAATAATCAATTGACTAAAAATAAACTAGATCAGTTAAAATCATTTCTAGAAATATTTAATGATTTATCAGATCAAGATAAAGCTAGTAATATAATAACACAAATCATAAGCCGAACTAATTACTTTAGCTATCTAGATCAAAATTTTGAAAAAGAAGATTCTCAAAGCAAGAAAGATAATATTAAAGAGTTAATTAATAGTGCTATATTCTTTGAAAAAAATAATAGTAGTTTTTCTGTTAAAGAATTTTTGGAAGAAATATCTTTATTACAAGAGCTTATAAACTCTAATAACTCAAATAATACACAAGTATACTTGATGACCTTTCATGCAGCAAAAGGTCTTGAATTTGATAATGTAATGATTTCTGGGGTAGAAGAGGGAATCCTACCAAGTAGTCATTCAACTTATATACATGAATCATTAGAAGAAGAGAGAAGACTTATGTATGTAGGCATTACAAGAGCAAGAGAACGATTATTAATATCATATACTATGCACCGAACTATATATGGTCAAATATCAAATCAAAAGCCATCTAGATTTATAAATGAATTACCTGATATATATATCAAGAAAGACGATTGCTCTAAATGGCCTTACGATAATTTTAAGTACTATTTCCAAAATTGGATCAATAATAAAAAATATAATTATAATTTTGACCAATCTTATACTATAGATTCTGTTGTAAATAAGCCTAGCACAAGTAGTTGGATGATAAAACAAAAAGTAGAACATAAAGTATTTGGTATAGGCACTATTGAAAAAATAGAAAATAATGCTCTTAACACATATTTAACAATAAAATTTAATAATGCAATAAAAAAAATAGACGCTAAATTCTTAAAATCTATTTAA
- the rpsO gene encoding 30S ribosomal protein S15 has product MQENTKSQIIANFKKHEGDTGSIEVQIALLTDRINKLNSHFKSNSKDYSSKRGLMLLVGRRRRFLSYIARHNPLKYKEILGRLGLRK; this is encoded by the coding sequence ATGCAAGAAAACACAAAAAGTCAAATAATTGCTAATTTTAAGAAGCATGAAGGTGATACAGGATCTATCGAAGTACAAATTGCTTTACTTACTGATAGAATTAATAAATTAAATAGTCATTTTAAATCTAATTCTAAAGATTACTCTTCAAAGAGAGGTCTTATGTTACTTGTTGGCAGAAGACGCCGATTTTTAAGTTATATAGCACGTCATAATCCGCTTAAATATAAAGAAATTTTAGGCCGTTTAGGACTACGTAAGTAA
- the rpsP gene encoding 30S ribosomal protein S16 — translation MAVKIRLTRVGKTNTPFYRIIAIDSRKKRDGAALDILGTYDPVEGKLIQFNPDRVQEWVSKGAIVSDAVKRLEKLYKKTAA, via the coding sequence ATGGCAGTTAAGATAAGACTTACTCGTGTGGGCAAGACAAATACACCTTTTTATCGTATTATTGCGATAGATTCAAGGAAAAAGAGAGATGGTGCTGCTTTGGATATCTTAGGAACTTATGATCCAGTAGAAGGTAAATTGATACAGTTTAATCCAGATCGTGTTCAAGAATGGGTATCTAAGGGTGCTATAGTTAGTGATGCAGTAAAAAGATTAGAAAAGCTTTATAAGAAAACTGCTGCTTAA
- a CDS encoding KH domain-containing protein, with amino-acid sequence MLEKLIKFFVLNLVDKPEVVTITEVETKGKSIIEVRVAPQDLAKVIGKEGRTFRALRTIINVVDQESKRDLVVDTIAQ; translated from the coding sequence ATGCTCGAAAAGCTTATAAAATTTTTTGTTCTTAACTTGGTTGATAAACCCGAGGTTGTTACCATAACTGAAGTTGAAACCAAAGGTAAAAGTATTATAGAAGTTCGTGTTGCCCCTCAAGATCTTGCAAAAGTTATAGGCAAGGAAGGAAGAACCTTCAGAGCATTAAGAACTATTATTAATGTTGTAGATCAAGAATCAAAAAGAGATTTAGTTGTAGATACTATAGCTCAATAA
- the trpS gene encoding tryptophan--tRNA ligase has protein sequence MNKGKIVLTGDRPTGPLHLGHYVGSLENRLLLQENNQQYVMIADVQALTDNFNNPTKVRDSVFEVACDYLAVGIDPNKTTIFIQSAIPSIAELTIFYLNLVTVNRLKRNPTLKSEIQQKGFNDNLPAGFFVYPVSQAADITFVKAELVPVGQDQLPMIEQTNEIVRSFNRIYNTQVLVEVKALVPKFARLPGIDGKAKMSKSLGNAIFLSDSADIVAKKVKSMYTDPEHIHVSDPGKVEGNTVFAYLDVFDKNSEEVEMLKEHYKKGGLGDMVLKKRLTDILNNFLEPIRIRRKEFEQNPDYVLSILKEGSEKAQSIGEKTLKEVKTAMKIDYY, from the coding sequence ATGAATAAAGGAAAAATTGTATTAACTGGCGATAGACCTACCGGCCCTTTACATTTAGGGCATTATGTTGGGTCGCTTGAAAATCGTTTGCTTTTACAAGAAAATAATCAGCAATATGTAATGATTGCTGATGTTCAAGCGCTGACTGATAATTTTAATAACCCTACCAAGGTAAGAGATAGTGTTTTTGAAGTTGCGTGTGATTATTTAGCGGTTGGTATAGATCCTAATAAGACAACTATTTTTATACAATCAGCTATACCATCTATTGCGGAGCTAACTATTTTTTATTTAAATTTAGTCACAGTTAATAGATTAAAGAGAAACCCTACTTTAAAGTCAGAAATTCAGCAAAAGGGTTTTAATGATAATTTACCCGCAGGATTTTTTGTATATCCTGTTAGCCAAGCGGCTGATATTACATTTGTTAAAGCTGAACTTGTTCCTGTAGGCCAAGATCAATTGCCTATGATTGAGCAAACTAATGAAATAGTAAGAAGTTTTAACAGAATTTATAATACTCAAGTTTTGGTTGAAGTTAAGGCTTTAGTGCCTAAATTTGCTAGATTACCTGGTATTGATGGTAAAGCAAAGATGAGTAAATCTCTTGGTAATGCTATATTTTTAAGTGATAGTGCTGATATAGTTGCTAAAAAAGTAAAAAGCATGTATACCGATCCAGAACATATTCATGTTAGTGACCCTGGAAAGGTTGAAGGTAATACTGTATTTGCTTATTTGGATGTTTTTGATAAAAATTCTGAAGAAGTTGAGATGTTAAAAGAGCATTACAAAAAGGGTGGTCTTGGAGATATGGTTCTTAAAAAGCGGTTAACCGACATTTTAAATAATTTTTTGGAGCCTATTAGAATCAGACGTAAGGAATTTGAGCAAAATCCTGACTATGTATTAAGTATACTTAAAGAGGGTAGCGAAAAAGCACAAAGCATAGGCGAAAAAACTTTAAAAGAAGTAAAAACTGCAATGAAGATCGATTATTATTAA
- the pnp gene encoding polyribonucleotide nucleotidyltransferase, which produces MEKKFRLPEFGYEVTIGKFANQADGAAWFEQGGTVVLSTVVSAASSEFPGFLPLTTDYKEHWAAAGKIPGGYFKRESKPTDKEVLVSRLIDRAIRPLFPENYFNQIQSLSTVYSVDKKHLPYTLSLIATSIALVTSKIPFLGPIGAVEMHRIDGKWVIDPSYQDTLRSDAKITVAGTDEGINMVEGRMDHVVESEFIDVLFIAHEVIKKQVAWQREIAKEVAREKEEIVDAFDWSLWKNHVDKFLTQDKLDLLFIADKATRSKAFKSLKNQFLESLKSEIEQLDISLTFVEYIFDDVLKNKLTNQMFVKNHRLDNRSFDRVRDISIEVGLLPFNHGSAVFKRGNTQALVSVTLGGGQDEQKVEDVVQDTLEKTFMLHYNFLPYSVGEVKPLRGPGRREIGHGHLAASSFKYILPNAEKFPYTIRIVTDILSSDGSTSMATVCGSTMALMNAGVPISSMVSGIAMGLISNDNGEFKVLSDIAGIEDAFGLMDFKVAGTDQGITAVQMDIKYKGGLSRDVFEQALQQARTGRLHILGEMQKVMTSPNANLSHLVPHIVSFKIPKERIGSVIGPSGKFIKEVIEKTDTTIDIEEDGLVKIFGHPGEKLDQAIMWIKTLAGLIEPGMKYEGKVKKITDFGAFIEIVPGQDGLLHISNMPKDLKVDYKDKLKVDDILKVEVVDYDNVTGRIRLKLS; this is translated from the coding sequence ATGGAAAAAAAATTTAGGCTTCCAGAGTTTGGTTACGAAGTTACAATAGGTAAATTTGCTAATCAAGCAGATGGAGCGGCATGGTTTGAGCAAGGTGGTACAGTTGTGCTGTCTACGGTTGTATCTGCTGCCTCATCCGAATTTCCTGGATTTTTGCCTTTAACTACAGATTACAAAGAACATTGGGCTGCCGCTGGCAAGATTCCAGGCGGCTACTTTAAAAGAGAAAGTAAGCCTACTGATAAAGAAGTTTTGGTAAGCCGATTAATTGATCGTGCAATAAGACCATTATTTCCAGAAAATTATTTTAATCAAATACAATCTTTATCTACTGTTTATTCGGTTGATAAAAAGCATTTACCATATACTTTATCGTTAATAGCTACATCTATTGCGTTAGTTACATCTAAAATTCCTTTTCTAGGTCCTATTGGTGCTGTAGAGATGCATAGAATTGATGGTAAATGGGTTATCGATCCTTCTTATCAGGATACCCTTAGATCAGATGCTAAAATTACTGTAGCTGGAACTGATGAAGGTATTAACATGGTTGAAGGTCGTATGGATCATGTAGTAGAATCGGAATTTATAGATGTACTTTTTATTGCTCATGAAGTTATAAAGAAACAAGTTGCCTGGCAAAGAGAAATTGCTAAAGAAGTTGCTAGAGAAAAAGAAGAAATTGTTGATGCATTTGATTGGTCTTTATGGAAAAATCATGTAGATAAATTTTTAACTCAAGACAAACTTGATCTTTTATTTATTGCAGATAAAGCAACTAGGTCAAAAGCATTTAAATCGCTTAAAAACCAATTCTTAGAATCGTTAAAAAGCGAAATTGAGCAACTTGATATATCCTTAACATTTGTAGAATATATTTTTGATGATGTCTTGAAAAATAAGCTTACTAATCAAATGTTTGTAAAAAATCATAGATTAGATAATAGGTCCTTTGATAGAGTTAGAGATATAAGCATTGAAGTAGGATTATTACCGTTTAATCATGGGTCTGCTGTATTTAAAAGAGGCAATACACAAGCTTTAGTAAGTGTTACTTTAGGTGGTGGTCAAGATGAGCAGAAAGTGGAAGATGTAGTTCAAGATACATTGGAAAAAACATTCATGTTACATTATAACTTTCTACCTTATTCAGTTGGTGAAGTTAAGCCTTTGCGAGGACCTGGTAGACGTGAGATTGGTCATGGACATTTAGCAGCTTCATCGTTTAAGTATATATTACCAAATGCTGAAAAGTTTCCTTATACTATAAGAATTGTTACAGATATTTTATCTTCTGATGGTTCTACATCTATGGCTACAGTTTGTGGTTCTACTATGGCTTTAATGAATGCTGGAGTTCCTATATCTTCTATGGTTAGTGGAATTGCTATGGGTCTTATTTCTAATGATAATGGTGAATTTAAGGTCTTAAGTGATATAGCTGGAATAGAAGATGCTTTTGGACTTATGGATTTTAAAGTTGCCGGTACTGATCAAGGTATCACTGCGGTACAGATGGATATTAAGTATAAGGGCGGTTTATCAAGAGATGTATTTGAGCAGGCACTTCAACAAGCTAGAACTGGACGTCTTCATATATTAGGTGAAATGCAAAAAGTTATGACATCTCCTAATGCTAATCTTTCTCATCTAGTTCCTCATATTGTTAGTTTTAAAATTCCTAAAGAAAGAATAGGTTCAGTGATAGGACCTTCTGGTAAATTTATCAAAGAGGTCATAGAAAAAACTGATACTACTATTGATATAGAAGAAGATGGATTAGTTAAGATCTTTGGCCATCCTGGAGAAAAGTTAGATCAAGCTATAATGTGGATAAAAACTTTAGCTGGTCTTATTGAGCCAGGCATGAAATACGAAGGTAAAGTAAAAAAGATAACTGATTTTGGCGCCTTTATTGAAATAGTGCCGGGTCAGGATGGTTTATTACATATCTCTAATATGCCAAAAGATTTAAAAGTTGATTATAAAGATAAGCTAAAAGTAGATGATATTTTAAAAGTAGAAGTTGTAGATTATGATAATGTAACTGGACGTATACGTTTAAAATTATCTTAA
- the hflX gene encoding GTPase HflX, with amino-acid sequence MKNIQKPTIIHPKTLLIGIIAPYNTTKNIESYYEEFISLVESNGIEYDNTYFTRLREIDSAYFVTKGKLEELIKICQEEDIEEVIFSESLNGQQERNLSKALNCKVFDRTQLILEIFEKGAHSAEGKLQVELAMLQHKKTRVAGRGIHMSQQSGRIGVRGPGETAKEKELQHIDRRISKLRSELSDLEKHRQTQRQSRLESKIPLICLVGYTNAGKSTILNTLTKSNVLAENKLFATLDTTTRELYIDHEKKGLISDTVGFIQQIPHKLIEAFKSTLTELQYAHLLLLVVDVSDLNWESEIAVVLEVLKEIEIEKPILYVFNKIDKIENKEIFQFSVRNYQPHILISATSKEGIQPLIDFLRNWYPANY; translated from the coding sequence ATGAAAAATATACAAAAACCTACTATCATTCATCCAAAAACACTTTTAATAGGTATTATAGCACCCTACAATACCACTAAAAATATAGAATCTTATTATGAAGAGTTTATAAGTCTAGTTGAATCAAACGGTATAGAATACGACAATACTTACTTCACACGCTTAAGAGAAATAGATTCTGCCTATTTTGTTACAAAAGGCAAACTGGAAGAGTTAATTAAAATATGTCAAGAAGAAGACATAGAAGAAGTAATATTTTCCGAAAGTTTAAATGGACAACAAGAACGAAATTTAAGCAAAGCTTTAAACTGCAAAGTCTTTGATAGAACACAATTAATTTTAGAAATATTTGAAAAAGGAGCTCATTCAGCTGAAGGTAAATTACAAGTTGAACTTGCCATGCTACAACATAAAAAAACTAGAGTTGCTGGCCGCGGCATTCATATGTCTCAACAATCAGGAAGAATAGGAGTTCGAGGACCTGGTGAAACGGCTAAAGAAAAAGAATTACAACATATAGATCGTAGAATATCTAAATTAAGATCAGAATTATCAGATTTAGAAAAGCATAGACAAACTCAAAGACAAAGTAGACTGGAATCTAAAATACCATTAATCTGCTTAGTAGGATATACTAATGCTGGCAAATCAACTATATTAAATACTTTAACCAAAAGTAATGTACTTGCTGAAAATAAATTGTTTGCCACCCTTGATACGACTACACGAGAACTTTATATAGACCATGAAAAAAAAGGTTTAATATCTGATACGGTAGGATTCATACAGCAAATACCTCATAAATTAATCGAAGCTTTTAAATCTACATTAACAGAATTACAATATGCTCATTTGTTACTATTAGTAGTAGATGTCTCAGATTTAAATTGGGAATCCGAAATAGCAGTAGTGTTAGAAGTCTTAAAAGAAATAGAAATTGAAAAACCTATATTATATGTATTTAATAAAATAGATAAAATAGAAAATAAAGAAATATTTCAATTTTCTGTAAGAAACTATCAACCTCATATACTAATATCCGCCACATCTAAAGAAGGCATACAACCTTTAATAGACTTCTTAAGAAATTGGTATCCTGCAAATTATTAA
- the trmD gene encoding tRNA (guanosine(37)-N1)-methyltransferase TrmD, producing the protein MIISILTLFPELYKEFSKTSLIGRATQKGVMKLNVKNLFEYALPKTRIDSPVFGHNSGMLLRPEIIEKAIEEQEKIYKSSYKIFFSPQGKKLDQNLLKDLASKIHQKQHLMLLPARYEGMDSRVEEYYADLIISIGDYVLMGGDLPAMVLIEGLTRLLPEVVSNQESIANESFSGPFFDHPSYTLPVIWKGFKVPDIVRSGNHKEIFNWQRSKAIEKTIYNNFNWLRSHILNYEDIQEVKNKLPSHYIVLMHDHVLVESDRVGTSSVTSLDVHDIARSACTFGLKKYFIVTPLLDQQKIIRKLLNFWLEESGISYNITRHEAIKNVILISSLEEVITKIIEIEGKEPVLIATTAKSKEVENKAKAITYYDQDEVWSQHKPVLFVLGTARGLSSYIINSCDYLLEPIKGFSSYNHLSVRSAAAIIFDRWFGINPKNIQK; encoded by the coding sequence ATGATCATATCTATTTTAACTCTGTTTCCTGAGCTTTATAAAGAATTTTCTAAAACTAGTTTAATCGGACGTGCTACTCAAAAAGGAGTTATGAAACTCAATGTAAAAAATTTATTTGAGTATGCTTTGCCAAAAACTAGAATAGATAGTCCTGTTTTTGGGCATAATTCAGGTATGTTATTAAGACCTGAGATTATAGAAAAGGCTATAGAAGAACAAGAAAAAATTTATAAAAGTTCTTACAAAATATTTTTTTCTCCTCAAGGTAAAAAATTGGATCAAAATCTTTTAAAAGATCTTGCATCTAAAATACATCAAAAACAACATTTAATGTTATTACCCGCCAGATATGAAGGTATGGATTCAAGAGTAGAAGAATATTATGCTGATTTGATTATATCTATAGGAGATTATGTCCTAATGGGAGGAGATTTACCTGCTATGGTTCTCATTGAAGGGTTAACAAGACTTTTACCAGAGGTTGTTTCAAATCAAGAATCTATAGCAAATGAATCATTCTCGGGACCTTTTTTTGATCATCCTTCTTATACTTTGCCTGTAATATGGAAAGGCTTTAAAGTGCCGGATATAGTTAGATCCGGTAATCATAAAGAGATATTTAATTGGCAGAGATCAAAAGCAATTGAAAAAACAATATATAATAATTTTAATTGGCTTAGAAGCCATATTTTAAATTATGAAGATATTCAAGAAGTTAAGAATAAACTTCCTTCTCATTATATAGTGTTAATGCATGATCATGTTTTAGTAGAATCTGATAGAGTAGGGACTAGTTCTGTTACTTCTTTAGATGTTCATGATATAGCTAGGTCTGCTTGTACTTTTGGATTAAAAAAATATTTTATTGTTACACCATTATTGGATCAACAAAAGATAATTAGAAAACTACTTAACTTTTGGTTAGAAGAATCAGGAATTAGCTATAATATTACTAGGCATGAGGCTATTAAAAACGTTATTTTAATCTCGAGTCTTGAAGAAGTAATAACTAAAATAATTGAAATAGAAGGCAAAGAACCTGTATTAATTGCTACTACTGCAAAATCCAAGGAAGTCGAAAATAAAGCAAAAGCAATAACTTACTATGATCAAGATGAGGTATGGTCTCAACATAAACCAGTATTATTTGTCTTAGGTACTGCTAGAGGGTTGAGTTCTTATATTATTAATTCATGTGATTACTTGCTTGAACCTATAAAAGGATTTTCTTCTTATAATCATTTATCAGTAAGATCAGCAGCTGCTATAATTTTTGATCGTTGGTTTGGTATTAATCCAAAAAATATACAAAAATAA